The Nocardioides panzhihuensis genome has a segment encoding these proteins:
- a CDS encoding glycosyltransferase: protein MSVTRLLQRQILPLDRDSDVLPLYVDNQAAILDADKYEVGSDKTAQALNNAQIRQSINDGTQVHPDQIESRTALRILKSERLSLGTYFNAFPASYWRRHTVVDSVKLTVALQGRGASVIVYKSMANGRSQRVDSATTDDTGTNTVDGLSTFTFDLPLKPFVDGGWYWYDVVASDEDAVITSAEWTAEVPDDRAEHGTVDICVTTMNKPDFCAKLLAQMGEDEALRPYLDTVFVMEQGTKKVADDVEFPAAEKALGDLLHIIEQGNLGGSGGYARGQLESLRKGTATYALMMDDDVVCEPEGIIRAVTFGDLAKRPTIVGGHMFSLYAKSRLHSYGEIVQPWRFWWQSAPGVFGDWDLGARNLRSTRWLHKRVDVDFNGWFMCLIPRKVIEEIGLSLPVFIKWDDSEYGLRAKAAGFPTVSFPGAAVWHVPWTDKNDALDWQSYFHQRNRFVAALLHSIYDDGGRMVTESFSHQIKHLVSMQYSTVLLRHQALLDVLAGPSMLHETLATQLPAVRQMVKDFPDAQLEADRDEFPPVRRHKPPRKGKEDTDVPTNREVKLAALKAPIRQLMKPRKLSTEFPEAELAAMDNQWYRITKYDSAIVSMNDQQGAAFYRRDKKLFNQMLKDTIKVHRQLKRRWPKLAEEYRSQLSEFTSPEAWEKTFEPWKVAEEKGTDGNRS from the coding sequence ATGAGCGTGACCCGACTGCTTCAGCGGCAGATCCTGCCCCTGGACCGTGACTCCGACGTACTCCCGCTCTACGTCGACAACCAGGCTGCCATCCTCGACGCCGACAAGTACGAGGTCGGCTCCGACAAGACTGCCCAGGCGCTGAACAACGCCCAGATCCGTCAGTCGATCAACGACGGGACCCAGGTCCACCCCGACCAGATCGAGTCGCGTACGGCGCTGCGGATCCTGAAGAGCGAGCGGCTCTCGCTCGGCACGTACTTCAACGCGTTCCCGGCCAGCTACTGGCGCCGGCACACCGTCGTCGACAGCGTGAAGCTGACCGTCGCCCTCCAGGGCCGCGGCGCGAGCGTCATCGTCTACAAGTCGATGGCCAACGGCCGCTCCCAGCGCGTCGACTCTGCAACCACAGACGACACCGGCACCAACACTGTTGATGGACTGAGCACCTTCACCTTCGACCTCCCGCTGAAGCCGTTCGTCGACGGCGGCTGGTACTGGTACGACGTCGTCGCCTCCGACGAGGACGCCGTCATCACCTCGGCCGAGTGGACCGCGGAGGTCCCCGATGACCGGGCCGAGCACGGCACGGTCGACATCTGCGTCACCACGATGAACAAGCCCGACTTCTGCGCCAAGCTGCTCGCGCAGATGGGTGAGGACGAGGCGCTGCGCCCCTACCTCGACACCGTCTTCGTGATGGAGCAGGGCACCAAGAAGGTCGCCGACGACGTCGAGTTCCCCGCGGCCGAGAAGGCCCTGGGCGACCTGCTGCACATCATCGAGCAGGGCAACCTGGGCGGCTCCGGCGGCTACGCGCGCGGACAGCTCGAGTCGCTGCGCAAGGGCACCGCGACGTACGCCCTGATGATGGACGACGACGTCGTCTGCGAGCCCGAGGGCATCATCCGTGCGGTCACCTTCGGTGACCTCGCCAAGCGGCCGACCATCGTCGGCGGCCACATGTTCTCGCTCTACGCCAAGTCCCGACTGCACTCCTACGGCGAGATCGTCCAGCCGTGGCGGTTCTGGTGGCAGTCGGCTCCGGGCGTCTTCGGCGACTGGGACTTGGGCGCCCGCAACCTGCGGTCGACCCGCTGGCTGCACAAGCGCGTCGACGTCGACTTCAACGGCTGGTTCATGTGCCTGATCCCGCGCAAGGTGATCGAGGAGATCGGGCTCTCGCTGCCGGTCTTCATCAAGTGGGACGACTCCGAGTACGGCCTGCGCGCCAAGGCCGCCGGCTTCCCGACCGTGTCCTTCCCGGGTGCGGCCGTATGGCACGTCCCGTGGACCGACAAGAACGACGCCCTCGACTGGCAGTCCTACTTCCACCAGCGCAACCGCTTCGTCGCCGCGCTGCTGCACTCGATCTACGACGACGGCGGCCGGATGGTCACCGAGTCGTTCTCCCACCAGATCAAGCACCTGGTCTCGATGCAGTACTCCACGGTCCTGCTGCGCCACCAGGCGCTGCTCGACGTGCTCGCCGGCCCTTCGATGCTCCACGAGACCCTCGCGACCCAGCTTCCCGCCGTACGCCAGATGGTCAAGGACTTCCCGGACGCGCAGCTCGAGGCCGACCGAGACGAGTTCCCGCCCGTGCGCCGCCACAAGCCGCCGCGCAAGGGCAAGGAGGACACCGACGTCCCGACCAACCGCGAGGTCAAGCTGGCCGCGCTCAAGGCGCCGATCCGGCAGCTCATGAAGCCACGCAAGCTCTCCACGGAGTTCCCCGAGGCCGAGCTCGCCGCGATGGACAACCAGTGGTACCGGATCACCAAGTACGACAGCGCCATCGTGTCGATGAACGACCAGCAGGGTGCTGCCTTCTACCGCCGTGACAAGAAGCTCTTCAACCAGATGCTGAAGGACACCATCAAGGTGCACCGCCAGCTCAAGCGTCGCTGGCCCAAGCTGGCCGAGGAGTACCGCTCGCAGCTCAGCGAGTTCACCTCGCCCGAGGCTTGGGAGAAGACCTTCGAACCGTGGAAGGTCGCTGAGGAGAAG
- the glf gene encoding UDP-galactopyranose mutase produces MSSPETTPDLVVVGSGLFGLTIAERAASELGKKVLIIERRHHIGGNAYSEFDEETGIEVHKYGTHLFHTSNQKVWDYVRKFTDFTDYKHKVFGKYKGQVYSLPMNLALINQFFGKSHTPDEARALIAEQASEFKTEDAQNLEEKAISLIGRPLYEAFIKGYTAKQWEKDPTELSPDIITRLPVRYTFDNRYFNDKYEGLPVDGYTAWLERMADHPNITVMLDTDFFTVVDDFKGKVPIVYTGPVDEYFDFSAGKLSWRTVDLESETLEVDDYQGTGVVNANDPEVPFTRELEFKHLHPERAERYKPGKTIVVKEYSRFAQEGDEPYYPINTADNREKILVYRDLAKKEPMVLFGGRLGTYKYLDMHMAIASALTMFENKLRPHFEDGTPLTSGGVDE; encoded by the coding sequence GTGTCCTCTCCTGAAACCACTCCTGACCTCGTCGTCGTCGGCTCCGGCCTCTTCGGCCTGACCATCGCCGAGCGCGCCGCCTCCGAGCTGGGCAAGAAGGTGCTCATCATCGAGCGCCGCCACCACATCGGTGGAAACGCCTACTCCGAGTTCGACGAGGAGACCGGCATCGAGGTGCACAAGTACGGCACCCACCTCTTCCACACCTCCAACCAGAAGGTGTGGGACTACGTACGGAAGTTCACCGACTTCACCGACTACAAGCACAAGGTGTTCGGGAAGTACAAGGGGCAGGTCTACTCCCTGCCGATGAACCTCGCGCTGATCAACCAGTTCTTCGGGAAGTCGCACACCCCCGACGAGGCGCGCGCGCTGATCGCCGAGCAGGCCAGCGAGTTCAAGACCGAGGACGCCCAGAACCTCGAGGAGAAGGCGATCTCGCTGATCGGCCGCCCGCTCTACGAGGCCTTCATCAAGGGCTACACCGCAAAGCAGTGGGAGAAGGACCCGACGGAGCTGTCGCCTGACATCATCACGCGCCTCCCGGTCCGCTACACCTTCGACAACCGCTACTTCAACGACAAGTACGAGGGGCTGCCGGTCGACGGCTACACCGCGTGGCTGGAGCGGATGGCGGACCACCCGAACATCACCGTCATGCTCGACACCGACTTCTTCACCGTGGTCGACGACTTCAAGGGCAAGGTCCCGATCGTCTACACCGGCCCGGTCGACGAGTACTTCGACTTCTCCGCGGGCAAGCTCTCCTGGCGCACCGTGGACCTCGAGTCCGAGACCCTCGAGGTCGACGACTACCAGGGCACCGGCGTGGTGAACGCCAACGACCCCGAGGTCCCGTTCACCCGGGAGCTGGAGTTCAAGCACCTTCACCCCGAGCGCGCCGAGCGCTACAAGCCGGGCAAGACGATCGTGGTGAAGGAGTACAGCCGATTCGCCCAGGAGGGCGACGAGCCGTACTACCCGATCAACACCGCGGACAACCGCGAGAAGATCCTGGTCTACCGCGACCTGGCCAAGAAGGAGCCGATGGTGCTCTTCGGCGGCCGCCTCGGCACGTACAAGTACCTCGACATGCACATGGCGATCGCCTCGGCGCTCACCATGTTCGAGAACAAGCTCCGTCCCCACTTCGAGGACGGCACCCCGCTCACCTCCGGAGGCGTTGACGAATGA
- a CDS encoding glycosyltransferase, with product MSTTRETVAIVVVTYNRADMLRGLLDGLTKLDRPADAVIVVNNASTDHTAQVLAEAVTPNLQVIDSPENLGGAGGFHLGTKAAVEQGWDRLYLIDDDVVPAHDCLEVLLAQDEDCLFSVREDRNGKLIELAALKFDLRNPFAIKPKTASVMDTYPTRDALPERVAVENVAFEGFMIRRSVLEEIGLPDPSYFIFYDDVDLAIRARRAGRTIWAVRDAVLVRQLDFSQQHDLAGWKGFYMYRNLFVVHFRYGENVLVRLKPWLITAAVVLLSPLRGGKHEAVNVIKALRAARDMRTLPKS from the coding sequence TTGAGCACCACCCGTGAGACGGTCGCGATCGTCGTCGTCACCTACAACCGCGCCGACATGCTGCGCGGGCTGCTCGACGGGCTCACCAAGCTCGACCGGCCCGCCGACGCGGTGATCGTCGTCAACAACGCCTCCACCGACCACACCGCCCAGGTGCTGGCCGAGGCGGTCACGCCCAATCTCCAGGTCATCGACAGCCCGGAGAACCTCGGCGGCGCCGGCGGCTTCCATCTCGGCACCAAGGCCGCGGTCGAGCAGGGCTGGGACCGCCTCTACCTGATCGACGACGACGTCGTCCCTGCCCACGACTGCCTCGAGGTGCTGCTCGCCCAGGACGAGGACTGCCTCTTCTCGGTCCGCGAGGACCGCAACGGCAAGCTGATCGAGCTGGCCGCGCTCAAGTTCGACCTGCGCAACCCGTTCGCGATCAAGCCCAAGACCGCCTCGGTCATGGACACCTACCCGACCCGGGACGCGCTCCCGGAGCGGGTCGCGGTCGAGAACGTCGCCTTCGAGGGCTTCATGATCCGCCGCAGCGTCCTGGAGGAGATCGGCCTCCCCGATCCGTCCTACTTCATCTTCTACGACGACGTGGATCTCGCGATCCGCGCCCGCCGCGCCGGCCGCACCATCTGGGCCGTACGCGACGCGGTGCTCGTGCGACAGCTCGACTTCAGCCAGCAGCACGACCTGGCCGGCTGGAAGGGCTTCTACATGTACCGAAACCTCTTCGTCGTCCACTTCCGCTACGGCGAGAACGTCCTCGTACGTCTCAAGCCCTGGCTCATCACCGCGGCTGTGGTCCTCCTCAGCCCGCTGCGCGGCGGCAAGCACGAGGCCGTCAACGTGATCAAGGCCCTGCGCGCCGCGCGGGACATGCGCACCCTGCCCAAATCTTGA
- a CDS encoding glycosyltransferase, giving the protein MPGSNRVAAVVVTFNRLELLQRLLERIDTVAGLDEVIVIDNASTDGTSQWLAELDGADGGATTKRAVPVVARTLTRNSGGAGGFHDGLEVAIERGADLIWLMDDDGLPDPDCLDLLLKQTDLDFWGPLVVDEDDPGRLVFPIRLPGRSKVVHQLADVERAATDGLIKDIVIPFNGVLVTRDLVERIGYPRAEYFIWGDDHEYRLRAEKAGARIATVVGAQVRHPAVGDLGTPMAWGRATYNHTPSDLKHYCMARNNLLNLRDYRGWPFALAFVAKTLWFYLLTKPQPKRIRLSAQAWWAAVRGDFSGHERFLR; this is encoded by the coding sequence GTGCCAGGGAGCAATCGTGTCGCCGCCGTCGTGGTGACCTTCAACCGTCTCGAGCTGCTGCAGCGACTGCTGGAGCGGATCGACACGGTCGCCGGTCTCGACGAGGTGATCGTGATCGACAACGCCTCTACCGACGGTACGTCGCAGTGGCTGGCCGAGCTCGACGGCGCCGATGGGGGCGCGACCACCAAGAGAGCGGTGCCGGTGGTCGCTCGCACCCTGACGCGCAACAGCGGCGGCGCCGGCGGTTTCCACGACGGCCTGGAGGTCGCGATCGAGCGCGGCGCCGACCTGATCTGGCTGATGGACGACGACGGTCTGCCCGACCCCGACTGCCTGGACCTCCTGCTGAAGCAGACCGACCTGGACTTCTGGGGGCCGCTCGTCGTCGACGAGGACGACCCCGGCCGCCTGGTCTTCCCGATCCGGCTCCCCGGCCGCTCGAAGGTCGTGCACCAGCTCGCCGATGTCGAGCGGGCCGCCACCGACGGCCTGATCAAGGACATCGTGATCCCGTTCAACGGCGTCCTGGTCACCCGCGACCTCGTGGAGCGGATCGGCTACCCCCGCGCGGAGTACTTCATCTGGGGCGACGACCACGAGTACCGCCTCCGGGCCGAGAAGGCCGGAGCCCGGATCGCGACCGTCGTCGGTGCTCAGGTGCGCCACCCGGCCGTGGGCGACCTCGGCACGCCGATGGCGTGGGGGAGGGCGACGTACAACCACACGCCGAGCGACCTGAAGCACTACTGCATGGCTCGCAACAACCTGCTCAACCTGCGCGACTACCGAGGGTGGCCCTTCGCTTTGGCTTTCGTCGCGAAGACTCTATGGTTCTACCTGCTCACCAAGCCGCAGCCGAAGCGGATTCGGCTATCTGCGCAGGCGTGGTGGGCGGCCGTCCGGGGGGACTTCAGTGGACACGAGAGGTTCCTTCGTTGA
- a CDS encoding LCP family protein: MADQNYRPQRTAAERASRVRFRRAMALLLITLLLPGSAQLVAGNRRVGRIAIWTVLGLAVTAGLVFGISLLWHGLVFRLGTTPWLLGIFRFALIAGAIAWAALFVDAWRLGRPLELDLKQRRIVVAINGALAFSVAATMIFGAHLVGVHKGMVEAIFAGAEAAEAHNGRFNVLLAGADSDGGKTRWGLRPDSLTVASIDAVTGRTVLIGLPRNMQNFTFDDGSPMDKEFPRGFDCDGCYLNGVSTWAGEHKELYKGEKDPGMAATVDAVEGITDLQMSYYAIVDLNGFEEIVDAIGGVTLKVRQPIPVGIPTDSFYTHIEPGTKKLDGFETLWYARARHDSDDYSRMARQKCVLNAILQQTSPADVVRHYQDVAKATGSTITTSVPPSEIERFSALALKAKSQKISTLSLVPPLVNTSDPDMSDIHAEVRKAVKKATPKKEEVFEGPGTDGESKAPTQKADGTTGGKTKSAGDSEAGSDKGGPVTGGSLGSRNKGYQANETDDLASAC, translated from the coding sequence ATGGCTGACCAGAACTACCGGCCCCAGCGTACGGCCGCCGAACGCGCCTCCCGCGTGCGTTTCCGCCGTGCCATGGCGCTGTTGCTGATCACGCTGCTGCTGCCCGGCTCGGCCCAGCTCGTCGCCGGCAACCGCCGCGTCGGCCGGATCGCGATCTGGACCGTCCTCGGTCTCGCGGTCACCGCCGGGCTGGTCTTCGGCATCTCCCTGCTGTGGCACGGCCTTGTCTTCCGGCTGGGTACGACGCCGTGGCTGCTCGGCATCTTCCGCTTCGCGCTCATCGCCGGTGCCATCGCCTGGGCAGCGCTCTTCGTGGACGCCTGGCGCCTGGGCCGCCCGCTCGAGCTCGACCTCAAGCAGCGCCGCATCGTCGTCGCCATCAACGGCGCGCTGGCCTTCTCCGTGGCCGCGACCATGATCTTCGGCGCCCACCTGGTCGGCGTGCACAAGGGCATGGTCGAGGCGATCTTCGCCGGCGCCGAGGCCGCCGAGGCCCACAACGGCCGGTTCAACGTCCTGCTCGCCGGCGCCGACTCCGACGGCGGGAAGACCCGCTGGGGCCTGCGCCCCGACTCGCTCACCGTCGCCTCGATCGATGCCGTGACCGGCCGCACCGTGCTCATCGGCCTGCCCCGCAACATGCAGAACTTCACCTTCGACGACGGCTCGCCGATGGACAAGGAGTTCCCGCGCGGCTTCGACTGCGACGGCTGCTACCTCAACGGAGTGAGCACCTGGGCCGGTGAGCACAAGGAGCTCTACAAGGGTGAGAAGGACCCGGGCATGGCCGCCACCGTGGACGCCGTCGAGGGCATCACCGACCTGCAGATGAGCTACTACGCCATCGTCGACCTCAACGGCTTCGAGGAGATCGTGGACGCGATCGGGGGAGTCACCCTGAAGGTACGCCAGCCGATCCCGGTCGGCATCCCCACCGACAGCTTCTACACCCACATCGAGCCGGGGACGAAGAAGCTCGACGGGTTCGAGACCCTCTGGTACGCCCGGGCCCGTCACGACTCCGACGACTACTCCCGGATGGCCCGCCAGAAGTGCGTCCTGAACGCGATCCTGCAGCAGACCAGCCCCGCGGACGTCGTACGCCACTACCAGGACGTCGCGAAGGCGACCGGGTCCACGATCACCACGAGCGTGCCCCCGAGCGAGATCGAGCGCTTCTCCGCGCTGGCCCTCAAGGCAAAGTCGCAGAAGATCTCGACGCTCTCGCTGGTGCCGCCCCTGGTCAACACCTCCGACCCGGACATGTCCGACATCCACGCCGAGGTGCGCAAGGCCGTGAAGAAGGCCACTCCGAAGAAGGAGGAGGTCTTCGAGGGTCCCGGCACCGACGGCGAGAGCAAGGCGCCCACCCAGAAGGCCGACGGCACGACTGGCGGCAAGACCAAGTCGGCCGGCGACTCCGAGGCCGGCTCGGACAAGGGCGGTCCGGTCACCGGCGGCTCACTGGGCTCGCGCAACAAGGGCTACCAGGCCAACGAGACCGACGACCTCGCCTCAGCGTGTTGA
- a CDS encoding LCP family protein, with the protein MPNPRNPGNPNDPRSQQYGWAYGGGQSAPSSGPEPTNVMPTVGRPPAGSPPPAPPRGGYDRPLPEPGQIAPTPGYDQRGYGQQGYDQGYQQQGGWNQPSEYGNGGYGGPGGPGDGNGGGRGGRGGRTPKPKKRHPFRRFVAIVMIPVLILVGAVAWIGISAWNKVDKVPYEPTAGERPADQPGKTYLIVASDSREGLTAKEKKKLSTGDAAGSRTDTIKLLHTGAGKTIVVTLPRDSIVPIPGHGETKINAAFAYGGPELLVQTIEQNTGVRIDGYVEIGMGGLARLVDGVGGIEICPKKDMKDPKAGLDIQKGCQEVDGVTALAYSRSRYAAEAGDLGRGANQTEVISAIGKKATSPATLLNPFKLAEMGTGAEGLKVGEGMSVIGGAQFLWAFKALAGGSAMTCGVPIRDFAVNWRKEDALTMFGHIKNDTVDEIPADICTPTGLPE; encoded by the coding sequence ATGCCAAACCCCCGCAACCCGGGCAACCCCAACGATCCCCGGTCGCAGCAGTACGGCTGGGCGTACGGTGGCGGTCAGTCCGCTCCGTCCTCGGGACCGGAGCCCACCAATGTCATGCCCACGGTCGGGCGACCTCCTGCGGGCTCGCCGCCCCCGGCGCCGCCGCGCGGTGGCTACGACCGGCCGCTGCCTGAGCCGGGACAGATCGCGCCGACACCTGGGTACGACCAGCGGGGCTATGGCCAGCAGGGCTATGACCAGGGCTACCAGCAGCAGGGCGGCTGGAACCAGCCGAGCGAGTACGGCAACGGTGGCTACGGCGGCCCCGGCGGTCCGGGCGACGGAAACGGCGGAGGTCGCGGCGGTCGCGGGGGCCGCACGCCCAAGCCGAAGAAGCGCCACCCGTTCCGCCGGTTCGTCGCCATCGTCATGATCCCGGTCCTGATCCTGGTCGGCGCGGTCGCCTGGATCGGCATCAGTGCCTGGAACAAGGTCGACAAGGTCCCCTACGAGCCGACCGCCGGCGAGCGGCCTGCGGACCAGCCGGGCAAGACGTATCTCATCGTCGCCAGCGACTCGCGCGAGGGCCTGACCGCCAAGGAGAAGAAGAAGCTCTCCACCGGTGACGCCGCGGGCAGCCGCACCGACACGATCAAGCTGCTGCACACCGGGGCCGGCAAGACGATCGTGGTGACCCTCCCGCGTGACTCCATCGTGCCGATCCCGGGTCATGGCGAGACCAAGATCAACGCGGCCTTCGCCTACGGCGGCCCCGAGCTGCTGGTCCAGACGATCGAGCAGAACACCGGCGTCCGCATCGACGGCTATGTCGAGATCGGCATGGGCGGACTGGCCCGGCTCGTCGACGGCGTGGGTGGCATCGAGATCTGCCCGAAGAAGGACATGAAGGACCCCAAGGCCGGCCTGGACATCCAGAAGGGCTGCCAGGAGGTCGACGGCGTCACCGCGCTCGCCTACTCCCGCTCGCGCTACGCGGCCGAGGCCGGTGACCTGGGTCGTGGCGCCAACCAGACCGAGGTCATCTCGGCGATCGGCAAGAAGGCCACCAGCCCCGCCACGCTGCTGAACCCGTTCAAGCTCGCCGAGATGGGCACGGGCGCCGAGGGGCTCAAGGTCGGCGAAGGCATGAGTGTCATCGGCGGCGCGCAGTTCCTGTGGGCGTTCAAGGCGCTCGCGGGCGGCTCTGCGATGACCTGTGGCGTCCCGATCCGCGACTTCGCGGTCAACTGGCGCAAGGAGGACGCGCTGACGATGTTCGGCCACATCAAGAACGACACCGTCGACGAGATCCCGGCGGACATCTGCACGCCGACGGGTCTGCCCGAATAG
- a CDS encoding ATP-binding cassette domain-containing protein codes for MITLDHLTKRYGATTAVDDLTVQIEPGKVTGFLGPNGAGKSTTMRMILGLDRPTSGTATIDGRPYASLQRPLREVGALLDAKAVHPGRRLRTHLVAMARSNSIPAARVDEVLERVGLAGVSRRRAGSLSLGMSQRLGIAGVLLGDPRVMLFDEPVNGLDPDGVMWIRKLLRSLAAEGRTVLVSSHLMSEMQQTADHLVVLGRGRLLADSPIADFVAGHGSLEEAYFRLTAGSVEYTGTEVA; via the coding sequence ATGATCACTTTGGACCACCTGACCAAGAGATACGGCGCGACCACCGCGGTCGACGATCTCACCGTGCAGATAGAACCCGGAAAGGTCACCGGCTTCCTCGGCCCCAACGGCGCCGGGAAGTCCACGACCATGCGGATGATCCTCGGCCTCGACCGGCCCACGTCCGGGACCGCCACGATCGACGGCCGTCCGTACGCCTCGCTGCAGCGTCCGCTGCGCGAGGTCGGTGCGCTGTTGGACGCCAAGGCGGTGCACCCGGGTCGTCGGCTGCGTACGCATCTGGTGGCGATGGCGCGGAGCAACTCGATCCCGGCGGCCAGGGTCGACGAGGTGCTCGAGCGGGTCGGCCTGGCCGGGGTCTCCCGGCGCCGGGCAGGGAGCCTCTCGCTCGGGATGAGCCAGCGACTCGGGATCGCGGGCGTGCTGCTCGGCGACCCGCGGGTGATGCTCTTCGACGAGCCGGTCAACGGGCTCGACCCGGACGGGGTGATGTGGATCCGGAAGCTGCTGAGGTCGCTCGCCGCGGAGGGGCGTACGGTCCTCGTCTCCAGCCATCTGATGAGCGAGATGCAGCAGACCGCCGACCATCTGGTGGTGCTGGGCCGGGGTCGGCTGCTCGCGGACTCCCCGATTGCCGACTTCGTCGCCGGGCACGGGTCGCTCGAGGAGGCGTACTTCCGGCTGACCGCCGGGAGCGTCGAGTACACCGGGACGGAGGTGGCCTGA
- a CDS encoding ABC transporter permease subunit codes for MLAAISSEWTKLWSVRSTWWCLIGAAALMALYSVPLGFDAANPNPNMSHADQLLHAEDVATAGLLFTQFALIALALLTVTAEYASGSIRTTLQCEPRRGRVLVAKLLVVEVVALVSGVLLAVLGAGLGYLTAGDYGVFDVSSVATVAGKVSVYMGVVVALAIGLAVALRSTAGALVVAFLALFLLPMVLMMSGMDLMTDVSYYLPGTAGTEYLGIGIATLFGLDDGLPYDATGGLGLFAAWSAVTLLAGYVVFRRRDA; via the coding sequence ATGCTTGCTGCGATCTCGTCCGAGTGGACCAAGCTCTGGTCGGTCCGCTCGACCTGGTGGTGCCTCATCGGCGCGGCCGCGTTGATGGCGCTCTACTCGGTCCCGCTGGGCTTCGACGCCGCCAACCCCAACCCGAACATGTCCCACGCCGACCAGCTCCTCCACGCCGAGGACGTCGCCACCGCTGGGCTGCTGTTCACCCAGTTCGCACTGATCGCGCTGGCGCTGCTGACGGTCACCGCGGAATACGCCTCGGGCAGCATCCGCACCACCCTGCAGTGCGAGCCCCGGCGTGGCCGGGTGCTGGTCGCGAAGCTCCTCGTCGTCGAGGTCGTCGCGCTCGTCTCCGGGGTGCTGCTCGCCGTCCTGGGCGCGGGCCTCGGCTATCTGACCGCGGGTGACTACGGCGTCTTCGACGTCTCCTCGGTGGCCACGGTGGCCGGCAAGGTCAGCGTCTACATGGGCGTGGTCGTCGCGCTGGCCATCGGCCTCGCGGTGGCGCTGCGCAGCACGGCGGGGGCGCTCGTCGTGGCCTTCCTGGCGCTCTTCCTGCTGCCGATGGTGCTGATGATGAGCGGTATGGACCTGATGACCGACGTCTCCTACTACCTGCCGGGGACGGCGGGCACCGAGTACCTCGGCATCGGGATCGCGACCCTCTTCGGGCTCGACGACGGGCTCCCCTATGACGCCACCGGCGGCCTCGGGCTCTTCGCCGCCTGGTCGGCGGTCACGCTCCTGGCCGGCTACGTGGTGTTCCGCCGGCGCGACGCCTGA